A segment of the Deltaproteobacteria bacterium genome:
AGCCTCCGTGTGGTCAGGTCGGCCAGGCCGATCCCAGTGGCGTTCCCCTCGGACCTGTCTGTCAGGTCGCGCACGAAGAGCCTCTTGACCTGGACCGGGTGGGGGAAGACGCGCAGGAGATCCCGGTTCCGTCCCGTGACGTTCGGGTCGATCCCCACGCCGCTGATGTCTTTGCCCATCTCGTCGACGATGAGCAGGTCGATGGTCTCGAAGGGGAGCCTCGGCATCATTTTTTTGGCCAGGGCCAGGAGCTCCTTTTCCCTCATCTCGATCTGTTCGGGCCTCAGGGCCTCGATCCTGGCCGTCTCGCCGTAACCGTTCTCCACGATGGCCACGCCGCACAAGACGGGGGCCTTCTCCATTACGATCCTGGCCGCATCGATGATGATCTTCGGAAAGGTATAGTGGATTGCAGCCCTGTGGTAGAGATCGGCGCCCCTCTGCTTGCCCATGCCGATTGCCATCATCTTCATCAGCCCGCTCTCCACGGGTCCCTTGAACTTCGTGTGGCACTTGATCCGGTTGACCACCACGATATGGTCGGCCTCCAGGGCGTGGCTGTCCACGAATACCGGGACGCCGTCCCCGGTCTTTCCGATCTCGGTCACCTCCATGGAGGATACGACGGGGGCTCCCACCGACTCTTCGGTTATGCCGTAATGGGCCAGGAGGGCCGCCTGTCCCTCTGCCGTCGCCCCCCCGTGGCTTCCCATGGCCGGAAATATGAAAGGCACGGCTCCGAGGTACTTCACGTGTTCGACTATGGCCCCGATGATTTCGGCCATGTGGGCGACCCCACGGCTTCCGGCCGTGACGGCCACGCGGTGGCCGCTTCTTACCTCGTCCAAGGACAGCCGGGCAAGCTCGGTCCTGACCGTCCCCCTGATGTCTTTTACCGCCGTCCTGTCAAAGGTCTGGCGGATCCGGTAGACTCCTGGAAAATCCATGGATTGTCCCTTCCGTTCACATCTCGAAACACCGGAGGAAATCCCTCACAAACTGGTTGACAGGGTGGGTGCGGATCCTGGAGGGGGAATCGATCTGGATGATCCTCCCCTCTTCCATGACTGCGATCCGGTCTGCCAGGGAGAAGGCTTCGGGGAGGTTGTGGGTCACGTAGAGGGTGGTGGCCCCGGTCTCCACGTGGTAGTCCTTGAGCTGCTGGCGCAGGGCGAGGCGGCGCTGGGGGTCGACGTTGGAGAGGGGCTCGTCGAGCAGGAGGATCAAGGGCTTTATGGTCATGGCCCTGCCGATCCCCACCATCTGTTTCTGGCCTGCAGACAACTCCGCCGGTTTTCTCGGGTAGAGCTTCTTCTCGATGCCGATCCGGCCCGCG
Coding sequences within it:
- a CDS encoding DUF362 domain-containing protein, producing MDFPGVYRIRQTFDRTAVKDIRGTVRTELARLSLDEVRSGHRVAVTAGSRGVAHMAEIIGAIVEHVKYLGAVPFIFPAMGSHGGATAEGQAALLAHYGITEESVGAPVVSSMEVTEIGKTGDGVPVFVDSHALEADHIVVVNRIKCHTKFKGPVESGLMKMMAIGMGKQRGADLYHRAAIHYTFPKIIIDAARIVMEKAPVLCGVAIVENGYGETARIEALRPEQIEMREKELLALAKKMMPRLPFETIDLLIVDEMGKDISGVGIDPNVTGRNRDLLRVFPHPVQVKRLFVRDLTDRSEGNATGIGLADLTTRRL